The proteins below come from a single Carassius carassius chromosome 11, fCarCar2.1, whole genome shotgun sequence genomic window:
- the LOC132152510 gene encoding ras guanine nucleotide exchange factor F-like isoform X3: MVAYQGFMYVFGGIQDSSYTSSKTPLWVFDTVKECWINWKTGSEPIQGVTPANRKGHSAVIFGSSMYVYGGYIDIRGSTKEFWKFDFDSRGWSLLSSVQGGPGPRHGHSAMTHQDSMYLYGGLQGLREQKDLWSWSSASQTWSCIKFHSGPPRLVGHSAVLLKDSMLIFGGGETQSSPQSSLWRFNLEKQTWKKLALLPGSPYLCRIHHCSIGLGQSFQPTVTNRVYLREIPNSHIINNRLRPFKNKCQPSRPNLHEPCIELKTFHMDNKKHSPDFSIALKDTKVKESCLTFENQEAISEKRNSVDLAEDTEDAMFLHMPDLLLVLGGKPLQGQHMISVWHMTVA, encoded by the exons GGGTTTATGTATGTCTTCGGAGGAATTCAAGACTCATCATATACTAGCTCAAAAACACCTCTTTGGGTATTTGATACAG TTAAAGAGTGCTGGATTAACTGGAAAACAGGGAGTGAACCTATACag GGAGTGACACCAGCAAACAGAAAAGGGCACAGTGCTGTTATCTTTGGGTCATCTATGTATGTCTACGGTGGATACATTGATATAAGAGGATCAACGAAGGAATTCTGGAAATTTGATTTTG ATTCTAGGGGGTGGTCGCTACTAAGCAGTGTACAAGGTGGGCCTGGTCCCAGACATGGTCACTCAGCTATGACACACCAGGATTCTATGTACCTTTATGGTGGCCTGCAGGGCCTGAGGGAACAGAAGGACCTGTGGAGCTGGAGTTCTGCCAGTCAAACCTGGAGCTGCATCAAATTCCA TTCAGGTCCTCCCAGGCTGGTTGGTCACTCTGCTGTATTGTTGAAGGACAGCATGCTCATCTTTGGTGGTGGGGAAACCCAGAGCTCTCCTCAGAGCAGCTTGTGGAGGTTCAACTTGGAAAAACAAACCTGGAAAAAGCTAGCATTGTTGCCTGGATCCCCCTATCTGTGCCGGATCCATCACTGCAGCATTGGTCTAGGCCAGAGTTTCCAGCCAACAGTCACAAACCGTGTCTATTTAAGGGAAATACCCAACTCTCACATCATCAATAACAGACTAAGACCATTTAAGAACAAGTGCCAACCATCCCGCCCTAATTTGCATGAGCCCTGCATTGAGCTCAAGACTTTCCACATGGACAATAAGAAGCATTCACCAGATTTTAGTATTGCACTGAAAGACACTAAGGTGAAAGAAAGCTGTCTCACCTTTGAGAACCAGGAGGCTATTAGTGAGAAGCGGAATAGTGTTGACCTGGCAGAGGACACAGAGGATGCCATGTTTCTCCATATGCCTGACTTGCTGTTAGTCCTGGGTGGTAAACCTCTGCAAGGGCAGCATATGATTTCAGTGTGGCATATGACAGTGGCATAA
- the LOC132153079 gene encoding inhibin beta B chain-like isoform X1, producing the protein MDTLFRKMSIPILSVTCLMACILSVQCSLGAETVSQESQCASCGLGHPDESGRMDTDFLEAVKRHILNRLQMRERPNITHSIPKAAMVTALRKLHAGKVREDGRVEIPNLDGHAAYNEVQEETSEIISFAESDDVTPSKSSLYFLISNEGNQNLYVLQANLWLYFKLLPGTQEKGVRRKVMVRVHYYEPGGQNMHWPMMEKRVELKRSGWHTFPVSEAVREMLAKGGRRQDLDIHCDGCEAANVQPILVDPNDPSHRPFLVVHAQQADGKHRIRKRGLECDGTNGGLCCRRQFYIDFRLIGWNDWIIAPAGYYGNYCEGSCPAFLAGVPGSASSFHTAVVNQYRMRGMSPGSVNSCCIPTKLSTMSMLYFDDEYNIVKRDVPNMIVEECGCA; encoded by the exons ATGGACACGTTATTTAGGAAAATGAGTATCCCCATCCTCTCTGTAACCTGTTTAATGGCTTGCATACTCTCAGTTCAGTGTAGTCTGGGAGCTGAGACAGTGTCTCAGGAGTCTCAGTGTGCTTCTTGTGGACTCGGGCATCCGGATGAGTCGGGGCGAATGGACACAGACTTTCTGGAGGCGGTTAAAAGGCACATATTGAACCGACTGCAGATGAGAGAGAGACCAAATATCACTCATTCCATTCCTAAAGCTGCCATGGTAACGGCGCTGCGCAAACTTCACGCGGGTAAAGTTCGGGAGGACGGGAGGGTTGAAATTCCCAACTTGGATGGACATGCTGCCTACAACGAGGTGCAAGAAGAAACTTCGGAAATAATTAGTTTCGCCGAGTCAG ATGATGTGACTCCATCGAAGTCCAGCCTATACTTCTTAATTTCCAATGAGGGGAATCAGAACCTCTACGTGTTGCAGGCAAACCTGTGGCTGTACTTCAAGCTGTTGCCAGGTACTCAGGAAAAAGGAGTGCGACGGAAGGTGATGGTGAGAGTGCACTACTATGAGCCTGGAGGGCAGAACATGCACTGGCCCATGATGGAAAAACGTGTGGAGTTGAAGCGCAGTGGCTGGCACACCTTCCCTGTGTCCGAAGCCGTACGTGAAATGCTGGCAAAAGGGGGTCGTCGGCAGGACCTTGACATTCACTGCGATGGCTGCGAGGCTGCCAACGTTCAGCCCATCCTGGTGGACCCAAACGATCCCTCACACCGGCCCTTCCTGGTGGTCCACGCCCAGCAGGCTGATGGGAAACACCGTATCCGAAAGCGAGGCCTGGAGTGTGACGGCACCAATGGAGGTTTGTGCTGCCGACGACAGTTTTACATTGACTTCCGGCTCATTGGCTGGAACGACTGGATCATCGCGCCAGCAGGGTACTATGGGAACTACTGTGAAGGCAGCTGCCCAGCTTTCTTGGCAGGAGTTCCAGGTTCTGCCTCATCATTTCACACAGCAGTAGTAAACCAGTACCGCATGAGAGGCATGAGTCCTGGTTCAGTCAACTCCTGCTGCATACCCACCAAACTCAGCACCATGTCCATGCTCTACTTTGATGACGAATACAACATCGTCAAGCGTGACGTGCCTAACATGATCGTGGAGGAGTGTGGCTGTGCCTGA
- the LOC132153079 gene encoding inhibin beta B chain-like isoform X2 gives MDTDFLEAVKRHILNRLQMRERPNITHSIPKAAMVTALRKLHAGKVREDGRVEIPNLDGHAAYNEVQEETSEIISFAESDDVTPSKSSLYFLISNEGNQNLYVLQANLWLYFKLLPGTQEKGVRRKVMVRVHYYEPGGQNMHWPMMEKRVELKRSGWHTFPVSEAVREMLAKGGRRQDLDIHCDGCEAANVQPILVDPNDPSHRPFLVVHAQQADGKHRIRKRGLECDGTNGGLCCRRQFYIDFRLIGWNDWIIAPAGYYGNYCEGSCPAFLAGVPGSASSFHTAVVNQYRMRGMSPGSVNSCCIPTKLSTMSMLYFDDEYNIVKRDVPNMIVEECGCA, from the exons ATGGACACAGACTTTCTGGAGGCGGTTAAAAGGCACATATTGAACCGACTGCAGATGAGAGAGAGACCAAATATCACTCATTCCATTCCTAAAGCTGCCATGGTAACGGCGCTGCGCAAACTTCACGCGGGTAAAGTTCGGGAGGACGGGAGGGTTGAAATTCCCAACTTGGATGGACATGCTGCCTACAACGAGGTGCAAGAAGAAACTTCGGAAATAATTAGTTTCGCCGAGTCAG ATGATGTGACTCCATCGAAGTCCAGCCTATACTTCTTAATTTCCAATGAGGGGAATCAGAACCTCTACGTGTTGCAGGCAAACCTGTGGCTGTACTTCAAGCTGTTGCCAGGTACTCAGGAAAAAGGAGTGCGACGGAAGGTGATGGTGAGAGTGCACTACTATGAGCCTGGAGGGCAGAACATGCACTGGCCCATGATGGAAAAACGTGTGGAGTTGAAGCGCAGTGGCTGGCACACCTTCCCTGTGTCCGAAGCCGTACGTGAAATGCTGGCAAAAGGGGGTCGTCGGCAGGACCTTGACATTCACTGCGATGGCTGCGAGGCTGCCAACGTTCAGCCCATCCTGGTGGACCCAAACGATCCCTCACACCGGCCCTTCCTGGTGGTCCACGCCCAGCAGGCTGATGGGAAACACCGTATCCGAAAGCGAGGCCTGGAGTGTGACGGCACCAATGGAGGTTTGTGCTGCCGACGACAGTTTTACATTGACTTCCGGCTCATTGGCTGGAACGACTGGATCATCGCGCCAGCAGGGTACTATGGGAACTACTGTGAAGGCAGCTGCCCAGCTTTCTTGGCAGGAGTTCCAGGTTCTGCCTCATCATTTCACACAGCAGTAGTAAACCAGTACCGCATGAGAGGCATGAGTCCTGGTTCAGTCAACTCCTGCTGCATACCCACCAAACTCAGCACCATGTCCATGCTCTACTTTGATGACGAATACAACATCGTCAAGCGTGACGTGCCTAACATGATCGTGGAGGAGTGTGGCTGTGCCTGA
- the LOC132152510 gene encoding kelch domain-containing protein 3-like isoform X2 codes for MWVREIYIFVVCDKWAGLPCDSEEAPEELEEHTMVAYQGFMYVFGGIQDSSYTSSKTPLWVFDTVKECWINWKTGSEPIQGVTPANRKGHSAVIFGSSMYVYGGYIDIRGSTKEFWKFDFDSRGWSLLSSVQGGPGPRHGHSAMTHQDSMYLYGGLQGLREQKDLWSWSSASQTWSCIKFHSGPPRLVGHSAVLLKDSMLIFGGGETQSSPQSSLWRFNLEKQTWKKLALLPGSPYLCRIHHCSIGLGQSFQPTVTNRVYLREIPNSHIINNRLRPFKNKCQPSRPNLHEPCIELKTFHMDNKKHSPDFSIALKDTKVKESCLTFENQEAISEKRNSVDLAEDTEDAMFLHMPDLLLVLGGKPLQGQHMISVWHMTVA; via the exons GGGTTTATGTATGTCTTCGGAGGAATTCAAGACTCATCATATACTAGCTCAAAAACACCTCTTTGGGTATTTGATACAG TTAAAGAGTGCTGGATTAACTGGAAAACAGGGAGTGAACCTATACag GGAGTGACACCAGCAAACAGAAAAGGGCACAGTGCTGTTATCTTTGGGTCATCTATGTATGTCTACGGTGGATACATTGATATAAGAGGATCAACGAAGGAATTCTGGAAATTTGATTTTG ATTCTAGGGGGTGGTCGCTACTAAGCAGTGTACAAGGTGGGCCTGGTCCCAGACATGGTCACTCAGCTATGACACACCAGGATTCTATGTACCTTTATGGTGGCCTGCAGGGCCTGAGGGAACAGAAGGACCTGTGGAGCTGGAGTTCTGCCAGTCAAACCTGGAGCTGCATCAAATTCCA TTCAGGTCCTCCCAGGCTGGTTGGTCACTCTGCTGTATTGTTGAAGGACAGCATGCTCATCTTTGGTGGTGGGGAAACCCAGAGCTCTCCTCAGAGCAGCTTGTGGAGGTTCAACTTGGAAAAACAAACCTGGAAAAAGCTAGCATTGTTGCCTGGATCCCCCTATCTGTGCCGGATCCATCACTGCAGCATTGGTCTAGGCCAGAGTTTCCAGCCAACAGTCACAAACCGTGTCTATTTAAGGGAAATACCCAACTCTCACATCATCAATAACAGACTAAGACCATTTAAGAACAAGTGCCAACCATCCCGCCCTAATTTGCATGAGCCCTGCATTGAGCTCAAGACTTTCCACATGGACAATAAGAAGCATTCACCAGATTTTAGTATTGCACTGAAAGACACTAAGGTGAAAGAAAGCTGTCTCACCTTTGAGAACCAGGAGGCTATTAGTGAGAAGCGGAATAGTGTTGACCTGGCAGAGGACACAGAGGATGCCATGTTTCTCCATATGCCTGACTTGCTGTTAGTCCTGGGTGGTAAACCTCTGCAAGGGCAGCATATGATTTCAGTGTGGCATATGACAGTGGCATAA